Proteins encoded by one window of Acetivibrio thermocellus ATCC 27405:
- a CDS encoding CDP-alcohol phosphatidyltransferase family protein has protein sequence MNIPNILTAIRFVFIPFFGYYLYNERYTVAVILFLLAGVTDVLDGIIARKFNMVTSFGKLADPLADKLMQLTALTILTIQDIIPLPVLIIVVAKESFMIIGSILIYKKVNFVVQADWYGKFATVVFFLAIVLTILVRSGLFANPYSDIIVNIAVIIAVGSTLFAFFMYTIEFGRLTMKSK, from the coding sequence GTGAATATTCCAAATATATTGACTGCCATAAGATTTGTTTTTATACCGTTTTTTGGATACTACCTCTATAATGAACGATATACCGTTGCCGTGATTTTGTTTCTTTTGGCGGGAGTTACTGATGTATTGGATGGAATAATTGCGAGAAAATTCAATATGGTGACGTCCTTTGGAAAGCTTGCCGATCCATTGGCGGACAAATTGATGCAGTTGACAGCATTGACTATTCTTACCATACAGGATATTATACCGTTGCCGGTTTTGATAATTGTTGTTGCAAAAGAGTCGTTTATGATTATCGGCAGTATTTTAATATACAAGAAGGTAAATTTTGTTGTACAGGCTGACTGGTATGGTAAGTTTGCCACAGTTGTTTTTTTCCTGGCAATAGTATTAACTATACTTGTAAGATCGGGGCTGTTTGCAAATCCTTACTCGGATATAATAGTTAATATTGCCGTTATAATCGCAGTTGGTTCCACATTGTTTGCTTTTTTTATGTATACAATTGAGTTTGGAAGACTTACAATGAAATCAAAATAA
- a CDS encoding acyl-CoA thioesterase: MFISETEIIVRYAETDRMGIVHHSNYPIWFEAARTDFIKNLGMSYSKIEERGFMLPLIELTCRYKGAARYEDRLIVKTCIRQMSYTRVTFYYEVFKCCDNSLITTGETVHAWTNKNLKPVNIKKHAPDIFELLNKAVL; the protein is encoded by the coding sequence TTGTTCATATCGGAGACGGAGATTATTGTAAGATATGCTGAAACAGACCGGATGGGAATAGTTCATCATTCGAACTATCCTATCTGGTTTGAGGCGGCAAGGACGGATTTTATAAAAAATTTGGGAATGTCCTATTCAAAAATTGAAGAAAGAGGTTTTATGCTTCCCCTGATTGAACTTACATGCAGATACAAAGGCGCGGCAAGATATGAGGACAGGCTCATTGTAAAAACTTGTATCAGGCAAATGTCTTATACGAGGGTAACGTTTTACTACGAGGTTTTTAAATGTTGTGACAATTCGCTGATAACAACGGGGGAGACGGTGCATGCATGGACAAACAAAAATCTTAAGCCTGTAAATATTAAAAAACATGCACCGGATATTTTTGAATTGTTAAATAAGGCTGTTTTATAA
- a CDS encoding stalk domain-containing protein, with protein sequence MKKIRVFFSYLVVFCILIIFSFTGSFSFAVQNSYASADEIKVFLNGVEIKFDVAPYIKNGRTMVPFRAIFEALGVDISWNGVNRTILATNDTTEIYIEIGKAFAYVNGYKVNLDAEAEIVGGRTFVPLRFVSENAGADVSWDGARRTVYISYVNQVRDLGEKSYFRDLEFTVDGWESEADGKILKVYGKVNLENKMLMIELYDSSRKYVSGIAEITGKDGGMNLFEVNIYLNASFNPKTILVKTLGDSNKPIKISQYNL encoded by the coding sequence ATGAAAAAAATAAGAGTGTTTTTTTCATATCTTGTGGTATTTTGCATTTTGATTATATTTAGCTTTACGGGAAGCTTCTCATTTGCCGTACAAAACAGTTATGCTTCGGCGGATGAAATAAAGGTTTTTCTAAATGGGGTTGAAATTAAGTTTGATGTGGCTCCGTACATAAAAAACGGAAGAACGATGGTGCCTTTCAGAGCGATTTTCGAAGCTCTTGGTGTGGATATAAGCTGGAACGGAGTAAACCGTACCATTCTGGCAACCAATGATACCACCGAGATTTATATTGAAATAGGGAAAGCCTTTGCTTATGTCAACGGATACAAAGTAAATCTTGATGCTGAGGCTGAGATCGTGGGAGGAAGAACTTTTGTTCCGTTACGATTTGTAAGTGAGAATGCGGGAGCAGATGTTTCCTGGGACGGTGCCAGAAGAACGGTTTATATTTCTTATGTTAACCAAGTACGGGATTTAGGGGAGAAATCCTACTTCAGAGATTTGGAGTTTACTGTGGACGGATGGGAAAGTGAAGCGGACGGAAAAATATTAAAAGTATATGGAAAAGTGAATTTGGAAAACAAGATGCTTATGATAGAGTTGTATGACAGCTCAAGAAAATATGTGAGCGGTATAGCGGAAATAACAGGTAAAGACGGTGGAATGAATTTGTTTGAGGTTAATATTTACCTGAATGCTTCTTTTAATCCTAAGACTATTCTTGTAAAGACACTTGGAGATTCCAATAAACCGATTAAAATTTCACAGTATAATTTATAA